A stretch of Rhododendron vialii isolate Sample 1 chromosome 4a, ASM3025357v1 DNA encodes these proteins:
- the LOC131323975 gene encoding pentatricopeptide repeat-containing protein At1g63330-like, with translation MACGVASVTVFGNLVKWFEPMPCEVLSSNFVKANDPDILFSLSLGYKASVSASVAICSLQCICFDVPEATKRSSYARWGHEDNIANLEAAARQVFHYFIIPMNRTPDANTNREQRRVVETWYTPFYMKYAKNGDIVERSVLQQQIRKRMETIGVISPVDSSFFPKGILLSLPPHPSQIVSSRIHSHSRNPSSSPTVGPKKHPPLSRKKSSVKPNELQEAREFLNRISQIRPSPPIFDINTALGNLAKAGHFVEALSRFEKLQLLGIRVDLYTSNIAINCYCHVNQVGFGFSLLGGIFKRGYTPDVATFATLIKGLIMQNKTTEAVDLFERLMRKGDIEPNEVMHGMIINGLCKKGNTGAAVRFFRRAEEEGFKSDTKAYTMIIDGLCKDGMVDDAMNLLLEMNGKAMRPDVVTYMSLIRGLYNCGKLKEAQGMVREMFDSGVSPDVRTFGVLVCALTNQGMEKEAEGLLDVMRERGMDPNVVIYTSLMQRYCLQGQMDEAMRIFDTMVDRGLEFDIISYNILIRGYCKNMKIDRAINLFREIPQRGLKPDLATFTTIFTGISRVGRFTVGRELLNAMELAGLTPDIKTYGMLLSGLCKTGHIDEALSLFHMIENKGLGLNIVIYNIMIDAFCKNNNLESARDLFIKLSSKGLQPDFVTYDIMIRGLCKEGFLDEAKELLVKMDQNGVLPDSGPYDAIIQGFVEQQKFNEALVLFEEMVGRGNSPNASTFLMIKDLISTQGYD, from the exons ATGGCTTGTGGGGTGGCCTCGGTTACCGTCTTTGGTAACCTGGTCAAGTGGTTTGAACCGATGCCTTGTGAGGTTCTGTCCAGCAACTTTGTAAAAGCTAATGATCCCGACATACTGTTCAGTTTATCGCTCGGTTACAAGGCTTCTGTATCTGCTTCGGTAGCCATCTGCAGTTTGCAATGTATTTGTTTCGATGTTCCCGAAGCCACCAAAAGAAGCAGTTACGCCAGATGGGGCCATGAGGATAATATAGCAAAT CTAGAAGCTGCAGCAAGACAAGTTTTCCATTACTTCATTATCCCAATGAATAGGACACCAGATGCCAACACTAATAGAGAGCAAAGGAGGGTGGTAGAAACATGGTATACACCTTTTTACATGAAG TATGCTAAAAATGGAGATATAGTTGAGAGATCAGTACTGCAACAACAGATAAGAAAGAGGATGGAGACGATTGGTGTAATCAGTCCCGTggattcttcttttttcccaaaaggtattcttctctctctacccccaCACCCTTCTCAGATTGTTTCCTCTCGTATTCATTCTCACTCTAGAAACCCTAGTAGTTCTCCAACTGTTGGTCCAAAAAAACACCCTCCGCTGTCGAGGAAAAAGAGCTCTGTTAAACCCAACGAGCTCCAAGAAGCTCGAGAGTTTCTCAATCGGATTTCCCAAATCCGACCTTCCCCACCCATTTTTGATATCAATACAGCGTTAGGGAATCTTGCGAAAGCGGGTCATTTCGTTGAGGCTCTTTCTCGTTTTGAAAAGTTGCAGTTACTAGGCATTCGGGTAGATTTGTACACCTCAAATATTGCAATTAACTGTTACTGTCACGTGAATCAAGTAGGTTTTGGGTTCTCTCTGTTAGGTGGCATCTTCAAACGCGGTTATACACCTGATGTAGCTACCTTCGCCACCCTGATAAAGGGACTTATTATGCAAAATAAAACTACTGAAGCGGTTGATTTATTCGAGAGATTAATGAGAAAGGGAGATATTGAGCCCAATGAGGTTATGCATGGAATGATTATTAATGGGCTTTGCAAAAAGGGAAACACCGGAGCAGCTGTTAGATTTTTTAGGAGAGCGGAAGAGGAAGGGTTTAAGTCCGACACCAAAGCATATACCATGATCATTGACGGTCTGTGCAAGGATGGGATGGTAGATGACGCTATGAACTTGTTATTAGAAATGAATGGAAAAGCTATGCGTCCGGATGTTGTCACTTATATGTCCTTGATTCGTGGCCTCTACAATTGTGGAAAGTTAAAGGAGGCTCAAGGAATGGTAAGAGAAATGTTTGATAGTGGTGTTTCGCCAGATGTTCGTACATTTGGTGTGTTGGTGTGTGCACTTACCAATCAAGGGATGGAAAAGGAAGCCGAGGGGCTACTTGATGTCATGAGAGAAAGAGGCATGGATCCTAATGTCGTCATATACACTAGTCTAATGCAGAGGTATTGTTTGCAAGGCCAAATGGATGAAGCAATGAGAATTTTTGATACCATGGTGGATAGGGGCCTTGAATTTGACATCATCAGTTATAACATTTTAATCAGGGGGTATTGCAAGAATATGAAAATAGACAGGGCTATCAATCTCTTTCGAGAAATCCCTCAAAGGGGTTTGAAGCCTGACCTTGCAACTTTTACCACTATCTTCACAGGTATCTCTCGGGTTGGTAGATTTACAGTTGGTCGAGAACTTCTCAATGCGATGGAACTCGCTGGCCTAACTCCCGACATTAAAACTTATGGCATGTTGTTGAGTGGGCTTTGCAAGACTGGGCATATAGATGAAGCATTGTCATTATTTCACATGATTGAAAATAAAGGTTTAGGTCTCAATATTGTCATTTACAATATCATGATTGATgcattttgcaagaataataaCCTTGAAAGTGCAAGGGATCTTTTTATTAAACTTTCTTCCAAGGGGTTACAACCTGATTTCGTTACATATGATATCATGATACGCGGTCTTTGTAAAGAAGGGTTTTTGGATGAAGCTAAAGAGTTGTTAGTGAAAATGGACCAGAATGGTGTATTGCCTGATAGTGGCCCTTACGACGCTATCATCCAAGGTTTTGTTGAACAACAGAAGTTCAATGAGGCTCTGGTACTTTTTGAGGAAATGGTTGGAAGGGGTAATTCACCCAATGCATCTACTTTTCTCATGATTAAGGATTTAATCTCAACTCAGGGATACGATTGA